In the genome of bacterium, the window GTGCTCGTTGTCGTGTTCCTGGGCGGAGGCCTGTGCAGTTCCTACAACAACATGGTCAGGCTTAACAAGGACGTTGACGAGAAATGGGCGAACATCGAAACCCAGCTCACGCGCCGCAGCGATCTTATACCCAATCTCGTAGCCAC includes:
- a CDS encoding LemA family protein; the protein is MNAPVNPEIQSPVAPVRKSRAGWIIGIIVVLVVVFLGGGLCSSYNNMVRLNKDVDEKWANIETQLTRRSDLIPNLVAT